A genomic segment from Opitutaceae bacterium encodes:
- a CDS encoding cytidylate kinase-like family protein: protein MFELCRHYIDCRLTEGGKRRDRARRVAPAVTISRETGSRAVTIGRILAGYLDEILPGSGCQWTVFDENLVERVLADHNLPNRLKGYLKEDRVGGLTDTIEEILGLHPSSWTLFHHTVETVVKLASLGQVILVGRGANLMTASMPGVLHVRLIGSIERRIAQVCAYHNLDEKAARERIRKKDAASRRFVRQHFAADNGDPHEYDLLICTDRMRDEAIARLIGDAAREKLKAGR from the coding sequence ATGTTCGAGCTATGTCGGCATTACATCGATTGTCGACTCACTGAAGGCGGTAAACGACGGGACCGCGCCAGGCGGGTGGCACCTGCGGTCACGATCTCGCGGGAAACCGGATCCCGCGCGGTGACCATCGGCAGGATCCTTGCCGGTTACCTCGATGAGATCCTTCCGGGTTCCGGATGCCAGTGGACGGTTTTTGATGAAAACCTGGTGGAGCGTGTTCTTGCGGATCATAATCTTCCCAATCGTTTGAAGGGCTATCTGAAGGAAGACAGGGTGGGCGGGCTTACGGATACGATCGAGGAGATCCTCGGTTTGCATCCTTCGAGCTGGACTCTGTTTCATCACACGGTTGAGACAGTCGTGAAACTGGCTTCCCTGGGTCAGGTCATCCTGGTGGGACGCGGGGCCAATCTGATGACGGCATCGATGCCCGGAGTCCTTCATGTCCGTCTGATCGGATCAATCGAACGGCGGATCGCGCAGGTTTGTGCGTATCACAACCTGGATGAGAAGGCGGCGCGCGAAAGGATCCGGAAAAAGGATGCGGCCAGCCGCCGATTCGTCAGGCAACATTTTGCCGCCGACAACGGCGATCCTCATGAATACGACCTGTTGATCTGCACCGATCGGATGCGGGACGAGGCGATTGCCCGCCTCATTGGCGATGCGGCCCGCGAGAAGCTGAAAGCCGGTCGATAA
- a CDS encoding nitroreductase family protein, with product MASESDFKKWSDYRRVPVSEMRETAQHLFEELSRRRSVREFSSETVPREVIESCLRTAGTAPSGANRQPWHFVVVENPDVKKRIRDAAEQEERAFYGGRAPDEWLRAVQPFGTTSEKPFLETAPVLIAVFAQSHRTEADQSQSRNYYVNESVGLAAGFLVSCLHLSGLACLVHTPSPMGFLNQILDRPKSERAYLLLVVGYPAEDVKVPALSRRPFAEIVTFR from the coding sequence ATGGCGAGTGAAAGCGACTTCAAGAAGTGGAGTGATTATCGGCGGGTGCCCGTCTCTGAAATGCGCGAGACTGCGCAGCATCTATTCGAAGAATTGAGTCGTCGTCGAAGCGTCCGGGAATTCTCATCGGAAACCGTTCCGCGTGAAGTCATTGAGTCCTGTCTGCGCACGGCGGGAACGGCTCCGAGCGGGGCCAATCGCCAACCCTGGCACTTTGTGGTGGTTGAGAACCCGGACGTGAAGAAGCGCATTCGGGATGCGGCTGAACAGGAGGAGCGGGCCTTCTATGGAGGGCGAGCGCCGGATGAGTGGCTGCGGGCAGTTCAGCCATTTGGCACGACGTCCGAGAAACCGTTTCTGGAAACCGCTCCGGTCCTGATCGCGGTATTTGCCCAGAGTCACCGGACTGAGGCGGACCAGTCGCAGTCAAGGAACTACTACGTCAACGAATCGGTCGGCCTGGCTGCGGGTTTCCTGGTGTCCTGCCTGCACCTCTCAGGCCTGGCCTGTCTGGTGCATACTCCAAGCCCGATGGGGTTCCTCAATCAGATTCTTGACCGGCCGAAGAGTGAACGTGCCTATCTCCTGCTGGTCGTCGGCTATCCGGCCGAGGACGTGAAAGTACCGGCGCTTTCGAGGCGACCCTTTGCGGAGATCGTCACGTTCCGATGA